Proteins found in one Anoplolepis gracilipes chromosome 7, ASM4749672v1, whole genome shotgun sequence genomic segment:
- the Tango6 gene encoding transport and Golgi organization protein 6 homolog, translating to MDYHEVLSTLISSSDGENVKNFDDKLARILEKVMPLLPEDIKQSIRNVNIRNQYLQTIIYMLRNIKEENAKRDTDALISVKQYCSVKIAVELIVSIGIIPFLLSGVGIDMAKLYPRALKICQEEEELSCLEKYEQLCFSTHSLLELFDDLNLRPAVLSQIGSLMAALLQLSHAPLAKPSNKVQPSNANKQEFHMTTEEYQRLQNRQKEFHSKFNSLLNNCPQYICFRELMIILGMQNAPKWLRRETQNYLIKILVQSNGVSSLIAAICEDDLDLGADWGKLETVSKLIAASHGKNAEEYYKAVCPQILDLLSSGNTNHSSIIANCCIKALYDYNPDACRKYIIEVICAPLLTKEPYIMKSEKEVEQCIDSLAKCFLMEDAKFKHLPCTIILRVATPLFCLYNTVRESACILKMNLRRLLLKILEEETTREKLYAAFLGHDTLSEFGDYVTAQFGPTGGLQITDLNKNLKYEEVADTVFELVSIAKDLSPSLFCYMLKFLSNINKSSYKVERHTVLETEDDKIEHITIQLAAHKLLSQLASTSTIQDAQVKNPTPLLSFIKSLFDAYTKSYQDQMEESECEMLYISLMLIKFLVEKKTMLEINLLKDFATFLENHRKNSSLPIQLRSLIDEVMACIVTYNPNEKSRVKSEERKHYQDMSINPTTSNKFDEAIKDLADPLLPVRAHGLITLTKMIESKDPCAVARKGIILRLFQENLKHEDSFVYLASINGLCALATAFPKEIIEILIPEYIDMPNRADVEITVETRIKLGEILVKTTRTLGEMSVIHKNVLVNGFLCATRDADPLVRASSLSCLGELCKVLNFRLGNILIEILYCITCIIKSDKTPECRRAAVLVVTLLFRGLGRDTLNSLGSDLVDLYRGLKHLRDNDDDPVLRLHAQLALEEIDHIVRDFLAAPPKLEKRIFLLDPPSIP from the exons ATGGATTATCACGAAGTATTATCCACATTAATATCCAGTAGTGATGgtg AGAATGTTAAAAACTTTGATGACAAGCTGGCGCGAATATTGGAGAAAGTAATGCCGCTTCTACCAGAAGATATAAAGCAATCGATCAGAAATGTTAACATcag aaatCAGTATCtacaaacaataatttatatgctaCGCAACATTAAAGAGGAAAATGCAAAAAGAGATACTGATGCGCTCATTAGTGTGAAGCAATATTGTTCTGTCAAAATTGCAGTGGAATTAATAGTGTCTATTGGAATTATACCTTTCCTATTATCTGGTGTTGGTATAGATATGGCTAAATTATATCCCAGagctttaaaaatttgtcaagAGGAAGAGGAATTAAGCTGCCTAGAG AAATATGAACAATTATGTTTTTCAACACATTCACTCCTAGAACTGTTTGATGACCTCAACTTAAGACCAGCTGTACTTTCCCAAATTGGTTCTTTAATGGCTGCCCTATTACAATTGTCTCATGCTCCCCTGGCTAAACCTTCGAACAAAGTTCAACCCTCCAATGCAAATAAACAAGAATTTCATATGACGACAGAAGAATACCAAAGGCTACAAAATCGCCAAAAAGAATTTCatagtaaatttaattcattattaaacaattgcCCGCAGTATATATGTTTCCGGgaattaatgataattctTGGAATGCAAAACGCGCCAAAGTGGCTGCGTAGAGAAActcagaattatttaattaaaatacttgtaCAATCAAATGGAGTGTCGTCATTAATCGCTGCGATTTGTGAAGACGATCTGGATCTGGGTGCAGATTGGGGGAAACTAGAAACAGTTTCTAAATTGATAGCAGCATCTCATGGAAAGAATGCCGAAGAGTATTATAAAGCTGTATGTCCACAG attttagatcTTCTATCTTCAGGAAATACAAACCATAGTTCGATAATAGCAAATTGCTGTATCAAGGCCTTGTATGATTACAATCCGGATGCTTGtcggaaatatattatagaagttATTTGTGCACCTTTACTAACAAAAGAACCGTACATTATGAAATCCGAAAAGGAAGTAGAGCAATGTATAGATAGTTtagcaaaatgttttttaatggAAGATGCCAAGTTTAAGCATCTGCCTTGCACGATTATTTTGCGCGTTGCTACGCCTCTATTCTGCCTGTATAATACAGTTCGTGAAAGTgcttgtatattaaaaatgaatttacgACGactattattgaaaattcttgAGGAAGAGACTACGCGAGAAAAACTTTATGCAGCTTTCCTGGGACACGATACATTGTCAGAATTCGGAGATTACGTGACGGCACAGTTCGGGCCAACCGGTGGTCTCCAGATTACTGAcctgaataaaaatttgaaatacgAAGAAGTAGCTGATACCGTTTTTGAACTGGTATCCATCGCAAAGGATTTATCTCCTAGCTTATTCTGTTATATGTTAAAGTTTttgtctaatataaataagtccAGCTACAAAGTTGAACGACACACAGTGCTGGAAACGGAAGATGATAAAATAGAACACATCACGATACAATTGGCGGCTCACAAGCTTCTGTCGCAATTAGCCAGCACTAGTACCATTCAAGACGCACAAGTAAAAAATCCCACGCCACTGCTGTCATTTATAAAGTCGTTGTTCGATGCGTATACAAAGAGTTATCAAGATCAAATGGAAGAGAGCGAATGCGAAATGCTGTACATCAGTTTAATGCTGATAAAATTTCTGGTTGAGAAAAAAACTATGCTCGAAATCAATCTGTTAAAAGATTTCGCTACGTTTTTAGAGAACCATCGCAAGAATTCGAGTTTGCCAATACAACTTAGATCGTTGATCGACGAAGTGATGGCCTGCATCGTGACATATAATCCAAACGAAAAATCTCGAGTCAAAAgtgaagaaagaaaacattatCAAGACATGTCGATAAATCCTACGACGTCGAACAAATTTGACGAGGCCATTAAGGATCTTGCGGACCCGTTACTTCCTGTTCGTGCACATGGTCTCATAACGCTTACAAAAATGATCGAGAGTAAAGATCCTTGTGCCGTTGCGCGAAAAGGAATCATTTTGCGTTTGTTCcag GAAAATTTGAAACACGAGGATTCGTTTGTATATCTGGCATCTATTAATGGACTCTGCGCGTTGGCAACTGCATTCCCAAAAGAGATCATAGAGATATTGATACCCGAATATATCGATATGCCCAATCGTGCAGACGTGGAAATAACCGTTGAAACTAGGATAAAACTCGGGGAGATATTGGTCAAGACAACGAGAACTTTGG GTGAAATGAGCGTAATTCATAAGAACGTGCTAGTCAACGGGTTTTTGTGCGCGACACGTGACGCGGATCCCTTGGTACGAGCCTCCAGTCTCTCTTGCTTGGGAGAACTCTGCAAGGTTTTGAACTTTCGATTAGGAAACATTCTTATCGAg atTCTTTACTGCATCACATGCATAATAAAATCGGACAAAACGCCCGAATGCCGTCGTGCCGCTGTGTTAGTCGTTACACTTCTATTTCGCGGCCTCGGTCGAGACACGTTGAACAGTCTCGGAAGCGATCTAGTCGACTTGTACCGTGGACTGAAGCATTTGCGTGATAATGATGACGATCCTGTACTACGGCTTCACGCTCAATTGGCCCTGGAGGAGATCGATCATATTGTACGGGACTTTCTAGCCGCACCGCCTAAACttgaaaagagaatatttttattggatCCACCGTCGATTCCATGA
- the Dlic gene encoding cytoplasmic dynein 1 light intermediate chain 2 isoform X1, whose product MAATMVDTMLQSNGFQPKKKEDIENKDNLWSSILAEVQNSSNNKLPSNKNVLVLGDNESGKTTLIAKLQGVEDPKKGSGLEFAYIDVRDDYRDDHTRLSVWVLDGDPGHANLLRFALNKERFPHTLVMLVAAMTTPWAILDQLQSWAALLGDHIDKLPLDNDTRQQCRQLNIKKWQDYTEPGDELDPGSPLRRTSRNLDDDTTESLPLPEGVLTTNLGLDVVVVITKTDYMSTLEKEQDYKDEHFDFMQQWIRRFCLQYGAGLFYTSAKEDKNCDLLYKYLTHRIYSLPFRTPALVVEKDAVLIPAGWDNMKKISILHENLQSMKANDYYRDVIAQPAINRKCVAREMEIQAEEEQAFLARQQAALSGLKDPTRSPTTRNQASPGPIIQVASPNKKLDPKGTGATPSGEGVLANFFNSLLYKKTGVQPGSPGTPGNVGTSPLKLEAPPPVDKATMCNDAAAELDRLTRTKKISPPNLNSSSEC is encoded by the exons ATGGCAGCGACGATGGTTGATACGATGTTGCAGAGCAATGGCTTTCAgccgaaaaagaaagaggacaTCGAGAATAAGGACAACTTGTG GTCGTCTATTCTGGCAGAAGTGCAgaacagcagcaacaacaagtTACCGTCAAACAAAAATGTCCTCGTTCTAG GTGACAATGAAAGTGGGAAAACTACACTTATAGCTAAACTACAAGGTGTAGAAGACCCAAAGAAAGGTTCCGGGTTAGAATTTGCATACATCGATGTAAGAGATGATTATCGGGATG ACCACACAAGGCTATCTGTATGGGTTCTGGATGGAGACCCAGGTCATGCAAATCTTTTGAGATTTGCTCTGAACAAAGAGAGGTTTCCGCATACACTTGTAATGTTAGTTGCTGCCATGACTACACCATGGGCGATTCTCGATCAGCTTCAATCATGGGCGGCATTATTAGGCGatcatattgataaattaccATTAGATAATGATACTAGGCAACAATGCAGGCAGCTTA atattaaaaaatggcaAGACTATACAGAACCAGGAGACGAGTTAGATCCAGGGAGTCCTTTACGACGTACCAGTCGTAATTTGGATGACGATACCACTGAGAGCTTACCTTTACCAGAGGGAGTACTTACAACCAATTTGGGCCTAGACGTCGTCGTGGTCATAACAAAAACAGATTATATGTCCACTCTGGAAAAAGAACAGGATTACAA AGATGAACACTTCGATTTTATGCAGCAGTGGATCAGGCGGTTTTGCTTGCAATATGGCGCGGGCCTTTTCTACACATCGGCGAAAGAAGACAAAAACTGTGATCTACTGTATAAATATCTTACGCATAGGATATATTCTTTACCATTTAGAACGCCGGCATTGGTTGTTGAAAAGGACGCAGTACTTAT ACCTGCTGGTTGGGATAACATGAAGAAGATTAGTATTCTACACGAGAATTTGCAATCTATGAAGGCGAACGATTACTATCGCGACGTTATTGCACAGCCAGCGATAAATCGGAAA TGCGTTGCCAGAGAAATGGAGATTCAGGCGGAAGAAGAGCAAGCTTTTCTCGCGCGACAGCAAGCTGCTCTATCCGGCTTGAAAGACCCCACTCGTTCTCCAACGACTCGGAATCAGGCAAGCCCTGGACCAATTATACAG gTGGCATCGCCGAACAAGAAGCTGGATCCCAAGGGTACCGGCGCTACGCCGTCAGGAGAGGGTGTCTTAGCTAATTTCTTCAATTCTCTTCTTTACAAGAAGACTGGTGTACAGCCTGGTTCACCAGGAACACCAGGCAACGTAGGGACGAGTCCCCTGAAACTTg AGGCTCCACCACCAGTGGATAAAGCGACGATGTGCAACGACGCAGCGGCGGAATTAGATCGTCTCACTCGGACCAAGAAAATTTCACCACCTAACTTAAACTCATCGTCTGAATGTTAA
- the Mrpl15 gene encoding large ribosomal subunit protein uL15m — MAGKQGKELALSMLRVLPRVTLSNIRDNPGSRKTTGERGRGQHGGNKHGAGQKGSGQRQNYMRLGYETGNTPFYLRFGIEPYYRGHHLRREYPPLSLQQLQMFIDTNRLDITKPIDLVSLLNTKLYHININWKHEGVHLTDEGAQCFKAKVNIEVQWASEPVIAAIERNGGIITTAYYDINCLHAMKDTEQFFNRGDPIPRRLLPPNDCLEYYSSAATRGYLADPEKISQERLILAQKYGYELPKIEDDPDYEMLSERKDPRQLFYGLEPGWVVSLTDKVILKPKAEYLKKFYAS; from the exons ATGGCTGGGAAGCAAGGAAAAGAATTGGCATTATCCATGTTGAGAGTGTTACCTAGAGTGACGTTATCAAATATTCGAGATAATCCTGGTTCGAGAAAGACGACAGGC GAGCGTGGCAGAGGTCAACATGGTGGTAATAAACATGGTGCTGGACAAAAAGGTTCTGGGCAAAGACAGAATTATATGCGTTTAGGATATGAGACTGGCAATACCCCTTTCTACTTGAGATTTGGTATAGAACCTTATTACAGAGGTCACCA TTTAAGACGAGAATATCCACCACTTAGTTTACAACAACTGCAGATGTTTATTGATACGAATCGATTGGATATCACTAAGCCGATTGATCTTGTATCATTGCtaaatactaaattatatcatattaatataaattggaaACATGAGGGTGTTCACTTAACAGACGAG GGCGCACAGTGTTTTAAAGCTAAAGTTAATATAGAGGTACAATGGGCTAGTGAACCTGTAATTGCAGCTATCGAAAGAAATGGCGGTATAATTACAACTGCTTACTATGACATAAATTGCCTTCACGCTATGAAAGACACGGAACAATTTTTCAACAGAG GTGATCCGATACCGCGTCGACTTTTACCGCCAAATGATTGCCTGGAATATTATTCTAGCGCCGCCACGAGAGGATATTTAGCCGATCCTGAGAAGATCTCTCAGGAACGATTAATATTAGCGCAAAAATATGGCTACGAATTACCGAAAATCGAGGATGATCCCGATTACGAGATGCTATCCGAGCGTAAAGATCCGCGACAATTGTTTTATGGTCTGGAACCCGGTTGGGTAGTCAGTCTTACTGATAAAGTGATATTGAAACCTAAAGCTGAATATCTGaagaaattttatgcaagttga
- the Dlic gene encoding cytoplasmic dynein 1 light intermediate chain 2 isoform X2: protein MAATMVDTMLQSNGFQPKKKEDIENKDNLWSSILAEVQNSSNNKLPSNKNVLVLGDNESGKTTLIAKLQGVEDPKKGSGLEFAYIDVRDDYRDDHTRLSVWVLDGDPGHANLLRFALNKERFPHTLVMLVAAMTTPWAILDQLQSWAALLGDHIDKLPLDNDTRQQCRQLNIKKWQDYTEPGDELDPGSPLRRTSRNLDDDTTESLPLPEGVLTTNLGLDVVVVITKTDYMSTLEKEQDYKDEHFDFMQQWIRRFCLQYGAGLFYTSAKEDKNCDLLYKYLTHRIYSLPFRTPALVVEKDAVLIPAGWDNMKKISILHENLQSMKANDYYRDVIAQPAINRKCVAREMEIQAEEEQAFLARQQAALSGLKDPTRSPTTRNQVASPNKKLDPKGTGATPSGEGVLANFFNSLLYKKTGVQPGSPGTPGNVGTSPLKLEAPPPVDKATMCNDAAAELDRLTRTKKISPPNLNSSSEC, encoded by the exons ATGGCAGCGACGATGGTTGATACGATGTTGCAGAGCAATGGCTTTCAgccgaaaaagaaagaggacaTCGAGAATAAGGACAACTTGTG GTCGTCTATTCTGGCAGAAGTGCAgaacagcagcaacaacaagtTACCGTCAAACAAAAATGTCCTCGTTCTAG GTGACAATGAAAGTGGGAAAACTACACTTATAGCTAAACTACAAGGTGTAGAAGACCCAAAGAAAGGTTCCGGGTTAGAATTTGCATACATCGATGTAAGAGATGATTATCGGGATG ACCACACAAGGCTATCTGTATGGGTTCTGGATGGAGACCCAGGTCATGCAAATCTTTTGAGATTTGCTCTGAACAAAGAGAGGTTTCCGCATACACTTGTAATGTTAGTTGCTGCCATGACTACACCATGGGCGATTCTCGATCAGCTTCAATCATGGGCGGCATTATTAGGCGatcatattgataaattaccATTAGATAATGATACTAGGCAACAATGCAGGCAGCTTA atattaaaaaatggcaAGACTATACAGAACCAGGAGACGAGTTAGATCCAGGGAGTCCTTTACGACGTACCAGTCGTAATTTGGATGACGATACCACTGAGAGCTTACCTTTACCAGAGGGAGTACTTACAACCAATTTGGGCCTAGACGTCGTCGTGGTCATAACAAAAACAGATTATATGTCCACTCTGGAAAAAGAACAGGATTACAA AGATGAACACTTCGATTTTATGCAGCAGTGGATCAGGCGGTTTTGCTTGCAATATGGCGCGGGCCTTTTCTACACATCGGCGAAAGAAGACAAAAACTGTGATCTACTGTATAAATATCTTACGCATAGGATATATTCTTTACCATTTAGAACGCCGGCATTGGTTGTTGAAAAGGACGCAGTACTTAT ACCTGCTGGTTGGGATAACATGAAGAAGATTAGTATTCTACACGAGAATTTGCAATCTATGAAGGCGAACGATTACTATCGCGACGTTATTGCACAGCCAGCGATAAATCGGAAA TGCGTTGCCAGAGAAATGGAGATTCAGGCGGAAGAAGAGCAAGCTTTTCTCGCGCGACAGCAAGCTGCTCTATCCGGCTTGAAAGACCCCACTCGTTCTCCAACGACTCGGAATCAG gTGGCATCGCCGAACAAGAAGCTGGATCCCAAGGGTACCGGCGCTACGCCGTCAGGAGAGGGTGTCTTAGCTAATTTCTTCAATTCTCTTCTTTACAAGAAGACTGGTGTACAGCCTGGTTCACCAGGAACACCAGGCAACGTAGGGACGAGTCCCCTGAAACTTg AGGCTCCACCACCAGTGGATAAAGCGACGATGTGCAACGACGCAGCGGCGGAATTAGATCGTCTCACTCGGACCAAGAAAATTTCACCACCTAACTTAAACTCATCGTCTGAATGTTAA
- the Wwox gene encoding WW domain-containing oxidoreductase, translated as MVVLNDSDSEDELPPGWEERTTLDGNVYYVNHYTKGTQWTHPRTGRKKIVDGELPPGWERCISDDGKVLFVDHTNRTTTYTDPRLAFATEYREMSQPLRQRFDASSTALAVLHGRDLRNKIALVTGANTGIGFETARSLALHGCNVILACRDVEKANEAIRCIQKEKETANCVALEMDLSSLRSVREAVEQFKQKFKSLHILILNAGVFGIPYQLTNDHNETTFQVNHLSQFYLTLLLENIIQSSNNPRIVILSSESHRFSMIRTPEDIQRSTLSPPPHKYWSVGAYNDSKLCNILFAQELARKWPSVSVFACHPGNLVSTSISRYWWLWRLLFFFVRPFTKSLQQAASTTVFCATAPELEGVTGGYFNNCFRCQPSNPALNVALAARLWTFSQDMIADSLRIDEDNITKICNIYRRL; from the exons ATGGTGGTTTTGAATGATTCCGATAGTGAAGACGAGCTACCGCCAGGTTGGGAGGAGAGGACAACATTGGACGGAAACGTTTATTACGTGAA TCACTACACTAAAGGCACACAGTGGACGCATCCCAGAACCGGTCGTAAGAAGATTGTCGACGGag aattaccACCTGGATGGGAGAGGTGTATATCAGATGATGGTAAAGTGCTGTTTGTAGACCATACAAATCGTACAACAACCTACACCGATCCACGACTAGCCTTCGCTACTGAATATAGAGAGATGTCTCAGCCATTACGACAGAGATTTGATGCAAGTAGCACTGCTTTAGCAGTGTTGCATGGTCGAGATTTACGTAACAAAATCGCTCTGGTTACAGGAGCCAATACAGGCATTG GATTTGAAACAGCTAGATCATTGGCTTTACATGGCTGCAATGTGATATTAGCTTGTAGAGATGTAGAAAAGGCTAATGAAGCTATAAGATGCATtcagaaagaaaaggagactGCTAATTGTGTGGCTTTAGAAATGGATTTATCATCACTGCGTAGTGTGAGAGAGGCTGTCGAGCAGTTCAAGCAgaaatttaa ATCTCTCCATATTCTCATATTAAACGCTGGTGTGTTCGGAATACCTTATCAGCTAACAAATGATCATAACGAAACGACGTTTCAAGTCAATCACTTGTCACAGTTTTATCTGACACTTTTGTTAGAGAATATTATACAGAGCTCCAACAATCCTAGAATTGTAATACTCTCCAGTGAATCTCACCG GTTTTCAATGATACGTACGCCAGAAGATATTCAACGATCAACTTTGTCTCCTCCACCGCACAAATACTGGTCAGTGGGAGCGTACAACGACTCGAAactctgtaatattttattcgcgcAAGAACTAGCCCGAAAATGGCCCTCTGTAAGCGTATTTGCTTGCCATCCTGGTAACTTGGTGTCTACATCCATATCACGTTATTGGTGGCTATGGCGATTATTATTCTTCTTCGTACGACCATTCACAAAGTCATTG CAACAGGCAGCAAGCACAACAGTATTCTGTGCTACAGCTCCCGAACTAGAAGGTGTGACAGGAGGCTATTTCAACAACTGTTTTCGTTGCCAGCCATCGAATCCAGCACTAAATGTTGCATTAGCTGCGCGATTGTGGACTTTCAGTCAGGATATGATAGCAGATAGTTTAAGAATAGATGAGGATAATATAACaaagatatgtaatatatatcgaagattataa